Proteins encoded in a region of the Clostridium butyricum genome:
- a CDS encoding YhcH/YjgK/YiaL family protein, whose product MIFGNIKNLNEFDYLKDNIKKCFEYAKANDLNTYEKGTYKIDGENLFVNIVEYTTTDSENRFWEAHRQYLDLHLMLNGIEQINLNFIDNMEQKEFVEKDDFLPLEGQENSHVILHKDDFLICYPNDAHKTAICVNEPVTIKKAIFKIII is encoded by the coding sequence ATGATATTTGGAAATATAAAGAATTTAAATGAATTTGATTATTTAAAAGACAATATAAAGAAATGCTTTGAATATGCAAAAGCTAATGATTTAAACACTTACGAAAAAGGAACCTACAAAATTGATGGAGAAAACCTTTTTGTAAATATAGTAGAATATACAACAACAGACAGTGAAAATCGTTTTTGGGAAGCACACAGACAATATCTTGACTTACACCTTATGCTTAATGGTATTGAACAAATTAATTTAAATTTTATTGATAACATGGAACAAAAAGAATTTGTAGAAAAAGATGACTTTCTTCCTTTAGAAGGACAAGAAAATTCTCATGTAATTTTACATAAAGATGATTTTTTAATCTGCTACCCAAATGATGCACATAAAACTGCAATATGTGTAAATGAACCAGTTACAATAAAAAAAGCTATTTTTAAAATTATTATCTAA
- a CDS encoding ROK family protein, which produces MKFYVSIDIGGTSIKHGILDENIKFITSGEVATEAQKGGKNILEKVINIVSEYKKEYTVSGICISTAGMVDCEKGEIIHASDLIPNYTGTQIKKTLEDIFSIPCEVENDVNCAGLAEYFSGSAKGSSISLCLTIGTGIGGSIIINDRVFHGFSGSACEVGYMNMFKGKFEDLGATSILVKKVAKLKNCSENHIDGKLIFEMAKNNDEDCIKAIDEMVDVLGMGIANICYVINPEVVVLGGGIMAQKDYLYDKIRLSLDKYLIPTISSKTKLEFAKNQNKAGMLGAYYNFISIHKD; this is translated from the coding sequence ATGAAATTCTATGTTTCAATTGATATTGGAGGAACATCTATAAAGCATGGTATCTTAGATGAAAATATAAAATTTATAACCTCTGGTGAAGTAGCAACTGAAGCACAAAAAGGCGGTAAAAACATTCTAGAAAAAGTTATAAATATAGTATCTGAATATAAAAAAGAATATACTGTTTCTGGTATCTGTATATCTACAGCTGGTATGGTTGATTGTGAAAAAGGTGAAATAATACATGCTTCAGATTTAATACCAAATTATACAGGAACACAAATCAAAAAAACTCTTGAAGATATTTTTTCAATTCCATGTGAAGTAGAAAATGATGTTAATTGTGCAGGTTTAGCTGAATATTTTTCAGGAAGTGCAAAAGGAAGTTCTATAAGTCTATGCCTTACTATCGGAACTGGTATAGGTGGCTCTATAATAATCAATGATAGAGTTTTTCACGGATTTTCTGGAAGTGCTTGTGAAGTTGGCTACATGAACATGTTTAAGGGTAAATTTGAAGATCTAGGTGCAACCAGTATTTTAGTAAAAAAAGTTGCAAAACTAAAAAATTGCAGTGAAAATCATATTGATGGAAAACTAATCTTTGAAATGGCTAAAAATAACGATGAAGACTGTATAAAAGCAATAGATGAAATGGTTGATGTTCTAGGCATGGGAATAGCCAACATATGTTATGTAATAAATCCAGAAGTTGTTGTGCTTGGTGGTGGAATTATGGCACAAAAAGATTATTTATATGATAAAATAAGATTAAGTCTTGATAAATATCTTATTCCCACTATAAGTTCAAAAACTAAATTAGAATTTGCTAAGAACCAAAATAAGGCGGGAATGCTTGGTGCTTATTATAACTTCATAAGCATCCACAAGGATTAA
- a CDS encoding MurR/RpiR family transcriptional regulator has translation MQQYEKTIIPKIESLYENFTPLEKTIANFFIHNTEKIDFSSKNISKKLFVSEAALSRFSKKCGFKGYREFIFLYEQNFVEKPSNVTTNYTKQVLDTYQELLNKSYALLDEEQMVRITKLFNQKKRVYVYGRGSSALAAQEIKLRFMRIGVNIESIVDSHIMKMNFVLLNSDCLVIGISVSGKTDEVLDSLRAAKSRNATTVLITSRKEKEFEEFCDEIILLAVKEHLDNGKAISPQFPILVMVDIFYAHFLQSDKFHKQELHDYTLNALHNNKSM, from the coding sequence ATGCAACAGTATGAAAAAACTATAATTCCAAAAATTGAATCGTTATATGAAAATTTTACGCCACTTGAAAAAACAATTGCTAATTTTTTTATTCACAACACAGAAAAAATAGATTTTTCTTCTAAAAATATTTCTAAGAAACTATTTGTTTCTGAAGCTGCTCTCTCTAGATTTTCTAAAAAATGTGGCTTCAAAGGATATAGAGAATTCATATTTTTATATGAACAAAATTTCGTAGAAAAACCCTCTAATGTTACTACTAATTATACAAAACAAGTATTAGATACCTATCAGGAACTTTTAAATAAAAGTTATGCTCTTTTGGATGAAGAGCAAATGGTGAGAATCACAAAACTCTTTAATCAAAAGAAAAGAGTTTATGTATATGGAAGAGGTAGTTCTGCACTTGCAGCACAAGAAATTAAACTCCGCTTTATGAGAATCGGTGTTAATATTGAATCTATTGTTGATAGTCATATTATGAAAATGAACTTTGTTCTTTTAAATTCTGACTGTCTTGTAATCGGAATAAGTGTTAGTGGAAAAACTGATGAGGTTTTAGATTCATTAAGAGCCGCAAAATCTCGTAATGCCACTACAGTTTTGATAACTTCAAGAAAAGAAAAAGAATTTGAAGAATTTTGTGATGAAATTATCCTTTTAGCTGTAAAAGAGCATTTAGATAATGGGAAAGCCATTTCTCCACAGTTCCCTATCTTAGTAATGGTAGATATCTTCTATGCTCACTTTCTTCAGTCTGATAAATTTCATAAGCAAGAATTACATGATTATACACTTAACGCACTTCACAATAATAAGAGTATGTAG
- a CDS encoding starch-binding protein, translating into MKGKKLRNIISAAIVCASVLTLTPVEASIGKTGNGTEKPFSWDNATVYFALTDRFNNGDSSNDYSYGRGLDQNGKIQDGYKGNPGAFQGGDLKGLTEKIEEGYFDDLGVNAIWITAPYEQIHGFTSGNDAGGNATSNGKGFPYYSYHGYWALDYSNIDANMGTKDDLKKFVDTAHAHGIRVVMDIVLNHVGYTTMKDADEYGFGGLKDGWKDYYYGPLTNLVGGGTEDTTYYDKTSPNWKNNWWGPDFVRSSAGYDGYPQTPQGDGWTSSLCGLPDVKTESTKEVELPPLLENKWKAEGRYDEEMASLNKFFSERNLPKTPRNYIIKWLTDYIRDYGIDGFRCDTANQVDLDSWAALNKEARVAFDEYKEKNQDKVLDENAEFWTVGESWGHGVKKDAFFTEGGFSAMINFGFKGAKISNLKGIYDNLSSVNNDDDFNVLSYISSHDDSLYDRKSLKDGGTALLLAPGAVQIFYGDESGRPLKWTDRFTSDYKDQCFRSFMNWDDINNPNSDAAKTLEHWQKVGDFRNNHLAVGAGQNITLNESPYTFGRVYSKNGIMDKVVCVVGASGETSVNVNGVFNDGAKVKDAYTGNVSVVKDGKVNFKADENGVILIEKGDNAPDVSISKISSEYYSDTLDLTLSVSGADTGSYSIDGKEPVKFKNGDVITIGKDTSYDVKTTVSVYASNSDGEASQTYNYTKRNPNFTTKVYVQKPDSWSGLNAYVYNKDGSTTNEVKAWPGVPMTKESDGLYSYSLPTGFRDAKIILNDGKHQDPGVGQDGYSLKNGSKMLYENGIWSEYVESDKPQASVSKENCEFKDSLTLTLGSKNGTKSTYSINGSEEIEYKDGDKITIGEDAKPGDTIKVTLKVSDGTDTDVKSYTYTKAAEVAESKIYCKIPNGWSNVKAYIYNENVTPKKELASWPGVAMTKESDGLYSYTLKDWEEDAYVIFTDGKNQTPAVGQKGFKLTNGSNMIYDNGSWSKYEEKINPCASISKEDCEFDDSLTLTLGSKNGTKSTYSINGSEEIEYKDGDKITIGENAQPGEAIKLTLKVSNGTNTDVKNYTYTKAAKIAESKIYCKAPDGWSSVKVYIYNEDVSPKKELASWPGVTMTKESNGLYSYTLKDWEQDAYVIFTDGKNQNPGVGQKGFKLTNGNKMIYENGSWTQYNN; encoded by the coding sequence ATGAAAGGTAAAAAATTGAGAAACATTATTTCAGCAGCTATAGTTTGTGCTAGTGTATTGACTTTAACACCAGTAGAAGCTTCTATTGGGAAAACTGGTAACGGTACCGAAAAACCATTTTCTTGGGATAATGCAACTGTATATTTTGCATTAACAGACAGATTTAATAATGGTGATTCATCTAATGATTACTCTTATGGAAGAGGTCTTGATCAAAATGGAAAGATACAAGATGGTTATAAAGGCAATCCAGGTGCGTTTCAAGGTGGAGACTTAAAAGGACTTACTGAAAAGATTGAAGAAGGATATTTCGATGACTTAGGTGTTAATGCAATATGGATTACTGCACCATATGAACAGATACATGGATTTACATCAGGTAATGATGCAGGGGGAAATGCAACAAGTAATGGTAAAGGTTTTCCTTATTATTCATACCATGGTTATTGGGCATTGGATTATTCTAATATTGATGCAAATATGGGGACGAAAGATGATTTGAAAAAATTTGTAGATACTGCTCATGCTCATGGAATAAGAGTTGTTATGGATATAGTATTAAACCATGTTGGATATACAACTATGAAAGATGCTGATGAATATGGATTTGGAGGGCTTAAAGATGGATGGAAAGATTATTATTATGGTCCTCTAACAAATTTAGTTGGAGGTGGCACAGAGGATACAACTTATTATGATAAAACATCTCCAAACTGGAAGAATAATTGGTGGGGTCCTGACTTTGTAAGAAGTTCAGCAGGATATGACGGATATCCTCAGACACCACAGGGAGATGGATGGACATCATCCCTTTGTGGTTTACCAGACGTAAAGACAGAAAGCACTAAAGAAGTAGAACTACCTCCATTACTTGAAAATAAGTGGAAAGCAGAAGGCAGATACGATGAAGAAATGGCAAGTTTAAATAAATTCTTTAGTGAAAGAAATCTTCCAAAAACTCCTAGAAACTATATTATTAAATGGTTAACAGACTATATAAGAGATTATGGAATTGATGGATTTAGATGTGATACTGCAAATCAAGTAGATTTAGATTCATGGGCTGCTTTAAATAAAGAAGCACGTGTTGCATTTGATGAATACAAAGAAAAGAATCAAGACAAAGTTTTAGATGAAAATGCTGAATTTTGGACAGTAGGTGAATCTTGGGGACATGGAGTAAAGAAGGATGCATTTTTTACTGAAGGTGGATTTAGCGCAATGATTAACTTTGGATTTAAGGGTGCAAAGATATCTAACCTTAAAGGAATTTATGATAACTTAAGTAGTGTAAATAATGATGATGATTTTAATGTTTTAAGTTATATATCTTCTCACGATGACTCATTATATGACAGAAAAAGCTTAAAGGATGGTGGAACTGCTTTATTACTTGCACCAGGTGCTGTACAAATCTTCTATGGTGATGAATCAGGAAGACCTCTTAAATGGACAGATAGATTTACAAGTGATTATAAAGATCAGTGTTTCCGTAGTTTTATGAACTGGGATGATATTAATAATCCAAATAGTGATGCAGCTAAGACATTAGAACACTGGCAGAAAGTTGGAGATTTTAGAAATAATCACCTTGCTGTAGGTGCAGGACAAAATATTACTTTAAATGAAAGTCCATATACATTTGGAAGAGTGTATAGTAAAAATGGAATTATGGATAAGGTTGTCTGCGTAGTTGGGGCATCTGGAGAGACAAGCGTAAATGTAAATGGTGTATTTAATGATGGAGCAAAAGTTAAAGATGCATATACTGGTAACGTTTCCGTAGTTAAAGATGGTAAGGTTAACTTTAAAGCTGATGAAAATGGAGTTATATTAATCGAAAAAGGTGATAATGCTCCAGATGTTTCAATAAGCAAAATTAGCAGTGAGTATTATTCTGATACTTTAGATTTAACTTTAAGTGTTAGTGGAGCTGATACTGGTAGTTATTCTATTGATGGAAAAGAACCTGTAAAATTTAAAAATGGAGATGTAATAACAATTGGAAAAGACACATCATATGATGTGAAAACTACAGTTTCAGTTTATGCATCCAATTCTGATGGGGAAGCATCTCAGACATATAATTATACAAAGAGAAATCCTAATTTTACAACAAAGGTTTATGTACAAAAGCCAGATAGCTGGAGTGGCTTAAATGCTTATGTGTACAATAAAGATGGAAGTACTACAAATGAGGTAAAGGCTTGGCCAGGAGTTCCTATGACTAAGGAAAGTGATGGTCTTTATAGTTATAGTTTACCAACAGGATTTAGAGATGCAAAAATAATTTTAAATGATGGAAAGCATCAAGATCCAGGTGTTGGACAGGATGGATATTCATTAAAAAATGGAAGTAAGATGTTATATGAAAATGGGATTTGGAGTGAGTATGTTGAATCAGATAAACCACAAGCGTCAGTTTCAAAAGAAAATTGTGAATTCAAAGATTCATTAACATTAACACTTGGAAGCAAAAATGGAACAAAATCAACTTATTCAATAAATGGTAGTGAAGAAATTGAATATAAAGATGGAGATAAAATTACAATAGGTGAAGATGCAAAACCAGGAGATACAATTAAAGTTACATTAAAAGTTAGTGATGGAACAGATACAGATGTAAAGAGCTATACTTATACAAAAGCAGCTGAAGTTGCAGAATCAAAAATATACTGCAAGATACCTAATGGATGGAGTAATGTTAAGGCATATATCTATAATGAAAATGTAACTCCTAAGAAAGAACTAGCATCATGGCCAGGTGTTGCAATGACTAAAGAAAGCGATGGCTTATATAGTTATACACTTAAGGACTGGGAAGAAGATGCTTATGTAATATTTACTGATGGTAAAAATCAAACACCAGCAGTTGGACAAAAAGGATTTAAATTAACAAATGGTAGTAATATGATTTATGATAATGGAAGTTGGAGTAAATACGAAGAAAAAATAAATCCTTGTGCATCAATTTCAAAAGAAGATTGTGAATTTGATGATTCATTAACATTGACACTTGGAAGTAAAAATGGAACAAAATCAACTTATTCAATAAATGGTAGTGAAGAAATTGAATATAAAGATGGAGATAAGATCACAATAGGAGAAAATGCACAACCAGGAGAGGCAATTAAATTAACATTAAAGGTTAGCAATGGAACAAACACAGATGTGAAAAATTACACTTATACTAAGGCAGCTAAAATAGCAGAGTCAAAAATATATTGTAAAGCACCAGATGGTTGGAGCAGCGTAAAAGTATATATTTATAATGAAGATGTAAGTCCTAAAAAAGAACTAGCATCATGGCCAGGTGTTACAATGACTAAAGAAAGTAATGGTTTATATAGCTATACACTTAAAGATTGGGAACAAGATGCTTATGTAATTTTCACAGATGGTAAGAATCAAAATCCAGGAGTTGGACAAAAAGGATTTAAACTTACAAATGGAAATAAGATGATTTATGAAAATGGTTCATGGACTCAATATAATAACTAA
- a CDS encoding N-acetylmuramoyl-L-alanine amidase family protein gives MEKNLLRYFSLLVVSFSITTCVSFNTSERAYCAESKSDDLLKDEIANQTFNTKDIYNFRIKTGEPLVITSKDHNEFKADVINNQYKVQIQFDTKEGVDISNYIVVGTDNSIVGSISNERPYVLDVNLKKGENPIRIINKLTNDEMYKFNINYKEIKVTGLQNVKKVGDSSKIEAVLDEKIYNHVIWSTSENNSIVVNSNGEVTAVQSGIACVNGAIYDESDKNIIGSITVDFYISGDVMTGWIKNGEVWYYLDGKTNELKRGWLEDKGDWYYFNEDGSLYRGWTQQDGVWYYLKQTGNMAVGWFKDDGNWYYSDLNGAMRTGWFKDHGNWYYLNENGQMQTSDLNIDGILFRFNKNGELQLD, from the coding sequence ATGGAAAAAAATTTATTGCGGTATTTTTCTTTACTAGTAGTTTCTTTTTCGATTACTACATGTGTATCTTTTAATACTTCAGAAAGGGCTTATTGTGCAGAAAGTAAATCTGATGATTTATTGAAAGATGAAATCGCAAATCAGACTTTCAATACAAAGGATATATACAATTTTAGAATAAAAACAGGAGAGCCACTAGTAATTACTAGCAAAGATCATAATGAGTTTAAAGCTGATGTTATAAATAATCAATATAAGGTTCAAATACAGTTTGACACTAAAGAGGGTGTTGATATAAGCAATTATATTGTTGTTGGGACAGATAATTCAATAGTGGGATCAATATCTAATGAGCGACCATATGTTTTAGATGTTAACTTAAAAAAGGGAGAAAATCCAATAAGAATAATAAATAAACTTACTAATGATGAAATGTACAAATTCAATATTAATTATAAGGAAATTAAAGTGACAGGACTTCAGAATGTTAAAAAGGTTGGAGATAGCAGCAAAATTGAAGCTGTTTTAGATGAAAAAATATATAATCATGTTATTTGGAGTACTAGTGAAAATAATAGTATTGTTGTTAACAGTAATGGAGAAGTAACCGCTGTCCAAAGTGGAATAGCATGTGTTAATGGAGCTATTTATGATGAAAGTGATAAAAATATAATTGGAAGCATAACTGTTGATTTTTATATATCTGGTGATGTTATGACTGGATGGATTAAAAATGGAGAGGTATGGTACTATTTAGATGGTAAAACAAATGAGCTAAAACGTGGCTGGCTAGAAGATAAAGGTGACTGGTACTATTTTAATGAAGATGGGTCATTATATAGGGGATGGACTCAGCAGGATGGAGTCTGGTATTACTTAAAACAGACAGGAAATATGGCAGTGGGATGGTTTAAAGATGATGGAAACTGGTATTATAGTGATTTAAATGGTGCAATGAGAACAGGATGGTTTAAAGATCATGGAAATTGGTATTATTTAAATGAAAATGGACAAATGCAAACAAGTGATTTAAATATAGATGGTATTTTATTTAGATTTAATAAAAATGGTGAATTACAGCTTGATTAG
- a CDS encoding flippase — MAKSMSKNAIFKAMLNLFNIILPIMVIPLVTRSVGPDLYGYMGYGDSLTAYFLIFASFGIYQYGLREISKVRDDKKKLRQTFTSLCLFTFMTNIIASAVYMIFVAVSYRDKPYMYTCIIMGFNLVFNMFYVEWVNEALENYDFIAIKTMIVRIVYSALILLFVRSDKDYLFYLYLVVGFNFINNIISFVYVKKRIKFDFSDLQFAKHIRPMLYVVILSNTGVLYTQLDKIMIKSNSGTTDVGYYYTAQRIMTIINTLMLTVIQVTMPRLSNYLGNESKKEYLSLLKRVIKIYFLFLFPASIGLLCLSKEAIYMFGGAKFLPAVPVMVVFAIYMLSIGVEGVIANQMIYLHGREKDDAMLVLIGGVINLGLNVLLVVTGTFNMVTAISTTLIANLIVIFLEYRLVRKVIKLDIELFAYENTKYLLYSLIFIPITFVIKKFVGNIFICCILEVMACGLAYLAILIITKDETFFELSHKILRKFKIIK; from the coding sequence ATGGCTAAATCTATGTCAAAAAACGCTATATTTAAAGCGATGTTAAACTTATTCAATATAATACTTCCTATTATGGTAATTCCACTTGTAACTAGATCAGTAGGCCCAGATCTTTATGGGTACATGGGGTATGGAGATTCATTAACTGCATATTTCCTTATCTTTGCAAGCTTTGGGATATATCAGTATGGACTTAGAGAGATAAGTAAAGTACGTGATGATAAAAAGAAATTAAGACAAACTTTCACCAGTTTATGTTTATTTACATTTATGACTAATATAATTGCATCAGCTGTATATATGATCTTTGTAGCAGTTTCATATAGAGATAAACCATATATGTACACTTGCATAATTATGGGCTTTAATTTAGTTTTTAATATGTTCTATGTTGAATGGGTAAATGAAGCTCTAGAGAATTATGATTTTATTGCAATAAAGACTATGATAGTAAGAATAGTATATTCTGCATTAATCTTGCTATTTGTAAGAAGTGATAAGGATTATTTATTCTATTTATATTTAGTTGTAGGTTTTAACTTTATCAATAATATAATAAGTTTTGTCTATGTAAAGAAGAGAATTAAATTTGATTTTTCAGACCTCCAGTTTGCAAAACATATAAGACCGATGCTTTATGTTGTAATATTGTCAAATACAGGAGTGTTATATACTCAGCTTGATAAAATAATGATTAAGAGTAACTCTGGAACAACAGATGTAGGATACTATTATACAGCCCAGAGAATAATGACAATAATAAATACATTAATGCTTACAGTCATTCAAGTTACTATGCCAAGATTATCAAATTACCTGGGAAATGAATCGAAAAAAGAGTATTTAAGTCTTCTTAAAAGAGTTATAAAGATTTACTTTCTATTCTTATTCCCAGCCTCAATAGGTCTTTTATGCCTTTCAAAAGAAGCAATATATATGTTTGGTGGAGCAAAGTTCTTACCAGCAGTTCCTGTAATGGTAGTGTTTGCAATATATATGCTTAGTATAGGTGTGGAAGGCGTAATTGCAAATCAGATGATATATCTTCATGGTAGGGAAAAAGATGATGCAATGTTAGTATTAATTGGAGGAGTAATTAACTTAGGATTAAATGTACTTTTAGTTGTGACCGGAACATTTAATATGGTAACTGCTATATCCACTACACTGATTGCTAATTTAATAGTTATTTTCCTTGAATACAGGCTAGTCCGAAAAGTAATAAAGCTGGATATTGAATTATTTGCATATGAAAATACAAAGTATTTGTTGTATTCTCTTATATTTATACCGATTACATTTGTAATAAAGAAATTTGTAGGAAATATTTTTATATGCTGCATTTTAGAAGTTATGGCATGCGGTCTTGCATATTTAGCAATATTAATAATAACAAAAGATGAAACTTTCTTTGAATTATCACATAAAATTTTAAGAAAATTTAAAATTATAAAGTAA
- a CDS encoding TetR/AcrR family transcriptional regulator — protein MNTKEKILSVALTLFSTKGYKAVSVRHIASDVGIKASSLYNHFENKQEILDELIKKNTKYIEDFLKDAMDLDSLIVSKKYNRKKQCDIDFIDTTLKIVKFFIENDNVIKFRKLLTIEQFNNPTLSALYKKIFISDILEYESKLFSYLMDKNLLIRNDPYILALQFFSPIFLLLYNDDKVTLEDYSTVEKHIFQFKDIYSMKG, from the coding sequence ATGAATACTAAAGAAAAGATTTTATCTGTGGCCTTAACACTATTTTCTACAAAAGGATATAAAGCTGTTTCCGTAAGACACATCGCTTCTGATGTTGGTATTAAGGCAAGTTCTTTATATAATCATTTTGAAAATAAACAAGAAATATTAGATGAATTAATAAAAAAAAACACCAAATACATTGAGGATTTTTTAAAAGATGCAATGGATCTAGATTCTTTGATTGTTTCTAAAAAATATAATCGCAAAAAACAATGTGATATTGATTTTATAGATACGACTTTAAAGATAGTAAAATTTTTTATCGAAAATGATAATGTCATAAAATTTAGAAAACTGCTTACAATTGAGCAATTTAATAATCCCACTTTATCAGCATTATATAAAAAAATATTTATATCTGATATCCTGGAATACGAGTCAAAACTTTTTAGCTATCTTATGGATAAAAATCTTTTAATAAGAAATGATCCTTATATTTTGGCGCTACAGTTTTTCTCACCAATTTTTTTATTATTGTATAACGATGATAAGGTAACTTTAGAGGATTACTCAACCGTTGAAAAACACATTTTTCAATTTAAGGACATCTATAGTATGAAAGGATGA
- a CDS encoding sugar phosphate nucleotidyltransferase, with product MRAILMAAGMGTRLRPLTENTPKSLIEVNGMPLLERQIINLREIGVEEIIVLTGYLHEKFDDIVKKYNLIKVVNDKYDVYNNIYTMYLVRDYLKDAFVIDADNYITRNFLPKVQPKTSVYYSACKENITGEWILKYTETGRIYDVEIAPKNSKASYIMSGASYWTEKDGKIISEKVKKAVEEDKLFDIYWDNIAVENYDNMNVYIEKINSDDIFEIDTLEDLDYLKSKLNNM from the coding sequence ATGAGAGCAATATTAATGGCAGCCGGAATGGGCACAAGACTTAGACCTTTAACAGAAAATACACCAAAATCATTAATAGAAGTTAATGGAATGCCTCTACTTGAAAGACAGATAATTAATTTAAGAGAAATTGGAGTTGAAGAAATTATAGTTTTAACTGGATATCTTCATGAGAAATTTGATGATATAGTTAAAAAATATAATCTTATAAAAGTAGTTAATGATAAATATGATGTGTATAACAACATATATACTATGTATCTTGTAAGAGATTATTTAAAAGATGCATTTGTAATTGATGCAGATAACTATATTACAAGAAACTTTTTACCAAAAGTTCAACCAAAGACATCAGTTTATTACTCAGCATGTAAAGAAAATATAACTGGTGAATGGATACTTAAATATACTGAAACAGGTAGAATATATGATGTTGAAATAGCGCCTAAGAATTCTAAAGCAAGTTACATAATGTCTGGTGCATCTTATTGGACAGAAAAAGATGGGAAAATCATTTCTGAAAAAGTTAAAAAGGCTGTTGAAGAAGATAAGTTATTTGATATATATTGGGATAATATAGCTGTTGAAAACTATGATAATATGAACGTATATATAGAAAAAATTAATAGTGATGATATATTTGAGATAGATACACTTGAAGATTTAGATTATTTAAAATCAAAACTTAATAATATGTAA